The Calditrichota bacterium genome includes the window TCCCTGAGCCTGTCGAAGGGCAGGCGAATGTACTGAGGTGACCGAGGGACAGGTCTTTTTCGCACGTCGTGTTGATGCGTCCGCCCCCCCTCGACCCCGCTCGGGAACCGTGCCCCCCTACCCGACAATTAGAAGAACAGGGCATCGTGCGTTCGCCTGGTCCCTGAGCCTGTCGAAGGGCAGGCGAATGTACCGAGGTGACCGAGGGACAGGTCTTTTTCCGTACGTCGTCTCAATACGTGCGCCCTTCCCTCGACTCCGCTCGGGAACCGCGGCGCACGCCTCAACACCTTTCCCGCTTGACCACCACCAGGGTCACATCGTCAGACTGCTCCTGAACCTCCCGAAAGGAACGGACGTTCGCGAGGATGCCTTCCAAAATCTCCGCCGCCGTTCCGGTTTGGAGTGAAACAATCGTCTCTTGCAAACGCTCTTCGCCAAATTCCTCACCCCGGCCATTCTTCGTTTCGGTCACACCGTCTGAATACAACACCAGAACGTCTTCGGGCGCAAATCCAACGGCGTCCTGCTCGTAGTTAGCCGATTCCATAAACCCCGCCACAATTCCTCCCGCCTGCAATCGCTTGATTTGGGCTCCCCTGACCCAAAAAGGGGCATCATGTCCGGCGTTAGAGTAGGTCAGGCGGTGTTTTTCAAAATCCAGAATCCCCAAAAACAGGGTGGCAAACTTTTCGCTCGTGGTGTTCTTCCAGAGGAGAAAATTGGTATTCCGCAGGCAGTCTGCCGGGGAGAGCCCCATTAGCAACTGACTCCGCAGCGTGGCCTGAAGATTGGCCATCAGCAGAGCGGCCGGCATGCCCTTGCCCGAAACATCCCCTAAACAGAACGCCAGCCGGGAATCACCCAGCGGAATAAAGTCGAAGTAATCGCCGCTCACTGTGCGCGCAGGCAGGTTGACGGCTGCCAGATCGTAACCGGAAATCTCCGGTGCCTGTTTGGGCAGCAGATTTTCCTGAATGCGGGCGGCCGTACGCAGTTCTTCCTGCAAGCGCTGCAATTCTTGCGCTTCCTCGTGCAGGCGGCTGTTCTCAATTACCTGGGCCGATTCTGTGGCCAGAATGGACAGAAGACGCTGGTCACCGGTGGAAAAGCCGGTTCCGTCCTTTTTATTGAACAAAGAAATGAGACCGATTAATTCCCCCTTTACCATCAACGGAACACTGAGTACGGAGTGCACCGGGAAGTCTGCCGCTTTGGTGTGATTAAATCGCGGGTCGCCTGAAAAATCGTTAATCAACAGCGGCTGGCGGTATTTCAGCATCCAGCCGGTGAGCTGAGCATCGAGGCGGTAGGGTTTTTCGAAACGGCTGCGATCGGCTCTGCGAACCATGGTCTGGAAAGCCGGAGTCTGCGCTTCCCGTTTCAAGAGCCACACGGCTGCCTGTTCCACCTGAAAATGCTTTACGCATTTTTGAACGATTAAATCAATAATTTCATTCAGGGACAACGTCGAACGAATGGCCAGCGCCACGTCGTTTAAAATGGAAAGCTCACGAATGCTGCTTTGCAGGCGCTGATTTTGCGCCTCCAATTCCGCAATGCGTTTTTCAATGGCTGATTTTTCCATAAAAACAAAGATTTCCCTTTTAGTGAAAAAGCGTTTGGGGGATTGAAGTGCCAACGGCAATCTGTCGTGTGGCCGAAATTTGTTCGCCGTCCGCACGAGTTAATTTTGAAAGATGGGCTCGGACCAGGGCACGCTCCTCGGAAAACAGGTCTGCACCTTGAGTTAATTGCAGGAATTTTCGGTATTGGACAACCGCTTTTCCCGGCTGCCTGTTTTGTTCGTAAAGCTGAGCCAAACGGAAATGGTAAAGAGGATGTACCAACAAGAGATTCTCGCCATTCAACAAATTTTCGTACGCAGCAATGGCTTCGCCAATCCGGTTCTGCTTCTGAAGAATACGGGCCCTTAAATCGCCGGTGAATGGTGTGTTGACTCCAATAATTAGAGTGAAATTTGGGTCAAAAGCCATCCAGGTGTAAAACAGGCGCGTCATCTGGCGAAAGGCGGCACTGGCTTCGTCAAATTTGTTCTGTTTCAGAAAAAGTTCTCCTTTGAATCGCCTGAAATAAAAATCGGCCTGCCCTT containing:
- a CDS encoding SpoIIE family protein phosphatase, with amino-acid sequence MEKSAIEKRIAELEAQNQRLQSSIRELSILNDVALAIRSTLSLNEIIDLIVQKCVKHFQVEQAAVWLLKREAQTPAFQTMVRRADRSRFEKPYRLDAQLTGWMLKYRQPLLINDFSGDPRFNHTKAADFPVHSVLSVPLMVKGELIGLISLFNKKDGTGFSTGDQRLLSILATESAQVIENSRLHEEAQELQRLQEELRTAARIQENLLPKQAPEISGYDLAAVNLPARTVSGDYFDFIPLGDSRLAFCLGDVSGKGMPAALLMANLQATLRSQLLMGLSPADCLRNTNFLLWKNTTSEKFATLFLGILDFEKHRLTYSNAGHDAPFWVRGAQIKRLQAGGIVAGFMESANYEQDAVGFAPEDVLVLYSDGVTETKNGRGEEFGEERLQETIVSLQTGTAAEILEGILANVRSFREVQEQSDDVTLVVVKRERC